A single window of Anomaloglossus baeobatrachus isolate aAnoBae1 chromosome 9, aAnoBae1.hap1, whole genome shotgun sequence DNA harbors:
- the LOC142250432 gene encoding C5a anaphylatoxin chemotactic receptor 1-like encodes MVTEMMDDSYKSYDHVSNFTVAPRISSPNYVDRVSVTDWVAIFQYLLVLILGVPGNTLVVWITAFEMKRTVNTIWFLNLALADLLCCLAAPFVIMSIILKYWPLGLFACKFIATFVLITMYSSVFLLTMISIDRWALGMRPVWCQNNRTLGKAYLACAIMWILAIIQSSPSFFFRTIISINGTDYCAYDYSISGQNEKNIEIFIAVFRVLMGFIIPFIVIVICYGILMNRVKERFTRNTKAKKTILVVIVGFFVCWLPYHVAGLILVLHPSTSDLYKSTEKVDNIIIAIAFMNSCVNPIIYVLMGQDFKSKFRKSMRFILKNVLAEDTSQSLDSKKRKSISETRCTEASVML; translated from the coding sequence ATGGTCACGGAGATGATGGATGATAGTTATAAAAGTTATGACCATGTCTCAAACTTTACAGTGGCCCCCAGAATCTCTTCACCAAATTATGTTGACCGGGTTTCAGTCACTGATTGGGTCGCCATATTCCAGTATCTTCTTGTTTTAATACTTGGTGTTCCTGGGAACACTTTGGTGGTGTGGATCACAGCCTTCGAAATGAAGCGCACGGTGAACACCATCTGGTTCCTAAATTTGGCACTGGCCGATCTCCTGTGCTGTCTCGCCGCGCCATTTGTCATCATGTCTATTATTCTGAAATATTGGCCACTGGGCCTCTTCGCCTGCAAGTTTATAGCTACCTTTGTTTTAATTACCATGTATTCCAGCGTCTTCCTCTTGACTATGATCAGTATTGATCGCTGGGCTTTGGGCATGAGACCTGTATGGTGTCAGAACAACAGAACTTTGGGCAAGGCCTACTTGGCATGTGCCATTATGTGGATCCtggccatcatccagagcagcccaTCCTTCTTCTTTCGTACCATCATTTCAATCAATGGGACAGACTATTGTGCATATGACTATAGCATTTCGGGACAGAAtgaaaaaaatatagaaatctTTATTGCCGTTTTCCGTGTACTGATGGGCTTCATCATTCCCTTTATTGTCATTGTCATCTGCTACGGCATATTAATGAATAGGGTGAAAGAGCGATTTACACGAAACACCAAAGCAAAGAAAACAATCCTCGTAGTCATCGTTGGCTTCTTCGTATGTTGGCTTCCATACCATGTGGCGGGATTGATTCTTGTTTTACATCCAAGTACCTCCGATTTATACAAATCCACAGAAAAGGTTGATAACATAATAATTGCCATCGCTTTCATGAACAGCTGTGTTAACCCCATCATTTATGTATTAATGGGACAGGACTTCAAAAGCAAGTTCAGAAAATCGATGAGGTTTATCCTGAAAAACGTCTTGGCGGAAGACACGAGTCAGTCACTTGACTCCAAGAAGAGAAAGTCAATATCAGAAACCAGGTGTACAGAAGCTTCTGTAATgttatag